A window of Festucalex cinctus isolate MCC-2025b chromosome 6, RoL_Fcin_1.0, whole genome shotgun sequence contains these coding sequences:
- the rtn4rl2a gene encoding reticulon-4 receptor-like 2a, which translates to METFSISRSRRCSIVRNCKSGLSFWLVVWMVLGKPSLASGCPHLCVCYPTPMTVSCQAQNFTSVPVGVPYESQRVFLQNNRITELRVGSFGFGTQVLWLFSNNITWIEAGAFSELRDLEELDLGDNPNLHRLEGGAFRGLEKLQSLHMHRCKLTALPHDIFRKLYSLHYLYLQENNLHFLQDDIFSDLINLSQLFLHGNRIRTISENVFRGLVNLDRLLLHDNRIRQVNRRAFRDLGRLTMLFLFNNSLPELPSQTLRDTQGIEFLRLNANPWSCGCEARALWEWFREVRVSSSEVICASPSTRRGQDLRFLREMDFALCPLPDPGSIAGSTTTTFSTKTRWWFHKNKPQSSTKGLFEKSSETVKAGLYGKGPSTTTSLVKYELGEEELALPKLDQEEYWANYGNEDSGVTLRCFELECPPEFDLPPSSSSTSPSSPSSLALLAVSVFTIKLHLLFG; encoded by the exons ATGGAAACCTTCTCGATTTCTCGGAGCCGACGATGCTCCATCGTGCGCAACTGCAAAA GCGGCCTCTCCTTCTGGTTGGTGGTGTGGATGGTCCTGGGCAAGCCAAGTCTGGCGTCGGGGTGCCCGCACCTGTGCGTGTGCTACCCGACACCCATGACTGTAAGCTGCCAGGCGCAGAACTTCACCAGCGTCCCGGTCGGAGTCCCGTACGAGTCGCAGCGCGTTTTTCTCCAGAACAACAGGATCACGGAGCTTAGAGTTGGCTCTTTTGGCTTTGGGACTCAG GTTCTGTGGCTGTTTTCCAACAACATTACGTGGATCGAAGCGGGGGCTTTCAGTGAGCTGAGGGACTTGGAGGAGTTGGACTTGGGGGACAACCCTAACCTTCACCGGCTGGAAGGAGGAGCCTTCCGCGGCCTGGAGAAGCTCCAGAGCCTCCATATGCACCGCTGCAAACTAACCGCCCTGCCCCACGACATCTTCCGCAAGCTTTACAGCCTGCACTATCTCTACTTACAG GAAAACAATCTCCACTTCCTGCAGGATGACATCTTTTCCGACCTGATCAACCTGAGTCAGCTTTTCCTGCACGGAAACCGCATCCGCACCATCTCGGAAAACGTATTCCGCGGCTTGGTCAACCTTGACCGCTTGCTCCTTCATGACAACCGCATCCGTCAGGTGAACCGCCGGGCCTTCCGCGACCTCGGTCGGCTCACCATGCTGTTCCTCTTCAACAATTCCCTGCCCGAGCTGCCCAGTCAGACCCTGAGGGACACCCAGGGCATCGAGTTCCTCCGGCTCAACGCCAACCCCTGGTCGTGCGGCTGCGAGGCCCGCGCCCTGTGGGAGTGGTTCCGGGAGGTCCGCGTCTCTTCATCCGAGGTGATCTGCGCTTCTCCCTCCACGCGTCGCGGCCAAGACCTCCGCTTTCTCCGAGAGATGGACTTCGCCCTCTGCCCCCTGCCCGATCCGGGCTCCATCGCcgggtccaccaccaccaccttcaGTACCAAAACCAGATGGTGGTTCCACAAAAACAAGCCCCAGTCCTCAACGAAAGGTCTCTTTGAGAAATCCTCCGAGACGGTCAAAGCCGGCTTGTACGGGAAAGGCCCGTCCACAACCACGTCGCTGGTCAAGTACGAGCTGGGGGAGGAAGAACTGGCGCTGCCGAAGCTCGACCAGGAAGAGTACTGGGCAAATTATGGCAACGAGGACTCGGGCGTCACCCTGCGGTGCTTTGAGCTCGAATGTCCTCCTGAGTTTGACCTGCCTCCATCTTCCTCCTCGACCTCGCCGTCCTCTCCCTCGTCCCTCGCCTTATTGGCCGTCTCAGTGTTCACTATCAAACTCCACCTACTATTTGGCTGA